The following proteins come from a genomic window of Zonotrichia leucophrys gambelii isolate GWCS_2022_RI chromosome 4, RI_Zleu_2.0, whole genome shotgun sequence:
- the PLK4 gene encoding serine/threonine-protein kinase PLK4: MATCIGERIEDFKVGNLLGKGSFAGVYRAVSLKTGLEVAIKMIDKKAMHKVGMVQRVQNEVKIHCQLKHPSILELYNYFEDSNYVYLILEICHNGEMSRYIKNRKKPFSEDEARHFLHQIITGMLYLHSHGILHRDLTLSNILLTSNMNVKIADFGLATQLKMPHEKHYTMCGTPNYISPEIATRSPHGLESDVWSLGCMFYTLLIGKPPFDTDTVRNTLNKVVLADYEMPAFLSREAQDLIHRLLRKNPADRLSLSSVLDHPFMARGGSARSRDLGSSEDSMDSGNATISTTFMGSSSISTSGSLKEKKKLLVGQPLPNKITFFPTNKNSSTNSSGDGSGSFQQWGIQGKETGVSGRGRSSQAAEERPHSRYLRRAHSSDRSGASHSHTQGISNVLDRCHSLEVLSKPKIGARENTEYFSPANSYTDIGEIFKEKISSTSGSFEEQISPPVKDQPHPNYLCPVKPQVGLLEQKSQAETMQQWLGSMQTNDALGPPADLSAKSNTQGGFGYHLDVQQDAPRNAWNTLKDIRNHGASGDCPHSLNQRNPKQCIPGVVCKNEKVQPGLWLNSRVTCGLWSAPEQKQTCGQEPSAHQKPTLRSVVSPLTAHRLKPIRQKTKNAVVSILDTGEVCMEFLKEHRSQELVKEVLRISCDGNVIAVYHPNEGRGFLLDDRPPPPPEGICTYNFDNLPEKYWKKYQYAAKFVQLVRTKTPKVTFYTRYAKCMLMENSPPADVEICFYDGAKIHKTAGITRVIEKSGKSFTLKGESEAGLKKEIQAYMDHANEGHRICLALECAVLEEEKRSGSAPFFPIIVGRKPGNTESPLAVAPPLLDKTNYSKEVVALDRNQAASSTPVQTPNCAPVVPCEKPTFLTNTVEKTCSSVHPTECSPNSAQLVKSVFVKNVGWASQLTSGAVWVQFNDGSQLVAQAGVSSITYTSPEGQTSRYGEDDKLPEYIKEKLHCLSSILVMFTNPAGPH, translated from the exons ATGGCGACCTGCATCGGCGAGAGGATAGAG GATTTCAAGGTGGGGAACCTCCTGGGGAAGGGCTCCTTCGCGGGGGTCTACAGAGCAGTGTCCCTGAAAACCGGCCTGGAAGTGGCCATCAAAATG ATAGACAAAAAAGCCATGCACAAAGTTGGAATGGTACAGAGGGTTCAGAATGAGGTGAAAATACATTGTCAGCTAAAGCATCCATCTATACTCGAG ctttataACTATTTTGAAGATAGCAACTATGTGTACTTGATACTTGAGATATGTCACAATGGTGAAATGAGCAGATAcataaagaacagaaagaaacccTTTTCAGAAGATGaag CGCGACACTTCCTGCACCAGATTATCACGGGCATGCTGTACCTCCATTCCCACGGAATCCTGCACCGGGACCTCACCCTCTCCAATATCTTACTCACCAGCAACATGAACGTCAAGATTGCTGATTTTGGCTTGGCCACTCAGCTGAAGATGCCTCATGAGAAGCATTACACCATGTGTGGGACTCCCAATTACATCTCCCCGGAGATCGCCACGAGGAGCCCGCACGGGCTGGAGTCGGACGTGTGGTCTCTGGGCTGCATGTTTTACACCCTGCTCATTGGCAAGCCACCTTTTGACACGGACACTGTCAGGAACACGCTGAACAAAGTGGTGCTGGCAGATTATGAGATGCCAGCCTTCCTGTCCAGAGAGGCACAGGACCTCATCCACAGGCTCCTGCGCAAAAACCCCGCCGATCGCTTGAGCCTTTCCTCCGTCTTGGATCATCCTTTCATGGCCAGGGGTGGCTCTGCACGGAGCAGAGACCTGGGGAGCTCAGAAGATTCCATGGACAGTGGGAATGCCACCATCTCTACGACCTTCATGGGCTCTTCCAGCATCAGTACCAGTGGTAGcttgaaggaaaagaagaagctGTTAGTTGGACAGCCGCTCCcaaataaaatcactttttttcctacaaaCAAGAATTCCAGTACAAATTCATCAGGAGATGGAAGCGGTTCTTTCCAACAGTGGGGAATTCAGGGAAAGGAAACTGGAGTAAGTGGCAGGGGAAgaagcagccaggctgctgaggagaggCCACATTCGCGCTACCTGCGGAGAGCCCACTCCTCAGACAGGTCTGGCGCGTCCCACAGCCACACTCAGGGCATCTCCAACGTCCTGGATCGCTGTCACTCCTTGGAAGTGCTTTCCAAGCCTAAAATAGGAGCAAGGGAGAACACAGAGTACTTTTCACCTGCCAACAGCTATACTGATATAGGAGAAATATTTAAGGAGAAGATTTCTAGTACTTCTGGTTCTTTTGAAGAGCAGATATCTCCACCTGTAAAAGATCAACCACA CCCAAATTATCTGTGCCCAGTGAAGCCCCAGGTTGGTTTGTTAGAGCAGAAGTCCCAGGCTGAGACCATGCAGCAGTGGCTTGGAAGCATGCAAACAAATG ATGCTCTGGGGCCACCTGCAGACCTGAGTGCCAAGAGTAACACACAAGGAGGCTTTGGGTACCACCTGGATGTGCAGCAGGATGCACCAAGGAATGCATGGAACACCTTAAAAGACATCAGGAACCATGGAGCATCTGGGGACTGCCCACATTCTTTAAACCAGAGAAACCCAAAGCAATGCATCCCTGGAGTTGTCTGCAAAAATGAGAAAGTTCAGCCTGGCCTCTGGCTGAACTCCAGAGTGACATGTGGCCTTTGGTCAGCTCCAGAGCAAAAGCAGACTTGTGGCCAAGAACCATCAGCACACCAGAAACCTACACTGAGGAGTGTTGTGTCACCTCTCACTGCTCACAGGCTGAAACCCATCAggcagaaaaccaaaaatgcaGTG gTGAGCATTCTAGATACTGGGGAGGTGTGTATGGAGTTTCTGAAAGAACACCGCTCGCAGGAACTTGTGAAAGAAGTTCTCAGAATATCTTGTGATGGAAATGTG ATTGCAGTTTATCATCCAAATGAAGGAAGAGGTTTCCTTCTTGATGACagacctcctcctcctcctgaagGCATCTGCACATATAATTTTGACAACTTGCCAG aaaagTACTGGAAAAAATACCAGTATGCAGCTAAGTTTGTGCAGTTGGTGagaacaaaaacccccaaagtgACGTTTTATACAAGATATGCCAAGTGCATGTTGATGGAAAATTCACCCCCTGCAGATgttgaaatttgtttttatgaTG GAGCAAAGATCCATAAGACAGCTGGCATAACTCGTGTGATTGAGAAGTCAGGGAAATCCTTCACTTTGAAAGGAGAAAGCGAAGCAGGGTTGAAGAAGGAAATCCAGGCTTATATGGATCATGCCAATGAG GGACATCGTATCTGCCTTGCACTGGAATGTGCTGttttggaagaagagaaaaggagtgGAAGTGCTCCATTTTTTCCAATAATTGTTGGAAG aaaacctGGTAATACTGAATCACCACTGGCTGTAGCACCTCCACTGTTGGACAAGACAAACTATTCAAAAGAAGTTGTAGCTTTGGATAGAAATCAGGCTGCCAGTTCTACTCCAGTTCAGACTCCAAACTGTGCTCCT GTGGTGCCCTGTGAAAAGCCTACATTTCTGACTAACACTGTTGAAAAGACCTGCTCCTCTGTTCATCCAACAGAATGCAGCCCAAATTCAGCCCAGCTTGTCAAATCtgtttttgtgaaaaatgtTGGTTGGGCTTCTCAG CTGACCAGTGGAGCAGTATGGGTTCAGTTCAATGATGGATCCCAGCTGGTAGCCCAAGCAGGTGTCTCTTCCATCACTTACACTTCTCCAGAGGGCCAGACAAGCAG GTATGGAGAAGATGATAAGTTGCCAGAATACATCAAAGAGAAGCTGCACTGTCTGTCTTCTATCCTTGTCATGTTTACCAATCCAGCTGGTCCTCACTGA